A genomic window from Nocardioides sp. BP30 includes:
- a CDS encoding LLM class flavin-dependent oxidoreductase: protein MTRPLRRLGFLTIGLFDPADPRPGIEDTLRTIELGERLGFDSAWLRHRHLQHGISSPVTIMAAATQRTSRIELGTAVTPLGAENPFRLAEDLGTLDILSAVDGSGRINPGFSVGPPMNYDRYKQALYPDTHRSEDLSYARLERLLAYLDGEPVSDFEGTMGIETFSRRIQPHSPGLRERIWYGGGSLGSCTWAGEHGLNLLTSSVVKAEGSTDDFATIQRRQIDAFRAAHPAGDAARVSQGLVVIPTDSATPDQVARYRSYVEARLPRTREPQGPAGVLFAPDLVGTSDQIADALQAHAGYQAVDEVAFALPFSFDRADYVQLLTDIATRLGPALGWVPAA, encoded by the coding sequence ATGACCCGACCGCTGCGTCGCCTCGGCTTCCTGACCATCGGGCTCTTCGATCCGGCCGACCCGCGTCCCGGGATCGAGGACACCCTGCGCACGATCGAGCTCGGAGAGCGGCTCGGCTTCGACTCGGCCTGGCTGCGCCACCGCCACCTCCAGCACGGCATCTCCTCGCCGGTCACGATCATGGCCGCAGCCACCCAGCGCACGTCCCGCATCGAGCTCGGCACCGCCGTGACCCCGCTGGGCGCGGAGAACCCCTTCCGCCTCGCGGAGGACCTCGGCACCCTCGACATCCTGTCCGCTGTCGACGGCTCCGGCCGGATCAACCCGGGCTTCTCGGTGGGGCCGCCGATGAACTACGACCGCTACAAGCAGGCCCTCTACCCCGATACGCACCGGAGCGAGGACCTCTCCTACGCCCGGCTCGAGCGGCTGTTGGCCTACCTCGACGGCGAGCCGGTCTCCGACTTCGAGGGGACGATGGGCATCGAGACGTTCTCCCGCCGGATCCAGCCGCACTCGCCCGGGCTGCGCGAGCGGATCTGGTACGGCGGAGGCTCCCTCGGCTCCTGCACCTGGGCGGGCGAGCACGGCCTCAACCTGCTCACCTCCTCCGTCGTCAAGGCGGAGGGCTCCACTGACGACTTCGCCACCATCCAGCGACGCCAGATCGACGCGTTCCGCGCGGCTCACCCTGCCGGCGATGCCGCCCGGGTATCGCAGGGCCTGGTGGTCATCCCGACCGATTCCGCGACACCGGACCAGGTGGCCCGCTACCGCTCCTACGTCGAGGCTCGACTGCCCCGCACCCGCGAGCCGCAGGGGCCCGCGGGGGTGCTCTTCGCTCCGGACCTCGTCGGCACCTCCGACCAGATCGCCGACGCGCTGCAGGCTCACGCCGGCTACCAGGCCGTGGACGAGGTCGCGTTCGCGCTGCCGTTCAGCTTCGACCGGGCCGACTACGTGCAGCTCCTCACCGACATCGCCACTCGGCTCGGGCCGGCGCTGGGGTGGGTGCCGGCGGCGTGA
- a CDS encoding DinB family protein gives MTNSEKDALKRYLRTAREAVLWKTEGLSERDLRLPRTGTGTSLIGIVKHCLNVEAGYFGVTFGRTPPMSAELVPLAAYDEDPQVDWYATEEDSAAELIDLYRRVGAYVEATLDELPFDTVGRVPWWPPERAEIALSQLVAYVLADIARHAGQADILREQIDGAAGLSETHTNLPADADWPAYVEKLSAIAHGFPDDDAGDGWE, from the coding sequence ATGACCAACTCCGAGAAGGACGCGCTCAAGCGATACCTGCGCACGGCTCGCGAGGCCGTGCTGTGGAAGACCGAGGGACTGTCCGAGCGGGATCTCCGCCTGCCTCGGACGGGCACGGGCACCAGCTTGATCGGCATCGTGAAGCACTGTCTCAACGTCGAGGCGGGCTACTTCGGAGTGACCTTCGGGCGCACGCCGCCGATGAGCGCGGAGCTGGTCCCGCTCGCGGCGTACGACGAGGACCCCCAGGTCGACTGGTACGCGACCGAGGAGGACTCCGCCGCCGAGCTGATCGATCTCTACCGCCGGGTGGGTGCGTACGTCGAAGCGACCCTCGACGAGCTGCCCTTCGACACCGTCGGCCGGGTGCCGTGGTGGCCGCCCGAGCGCGCCGAGATCGCGCTGTCACAGCTGGTGGCCTACGTGTTGGCGGACATCGCCCGCCATGCCGGACAGGCCGACATCCTTCGCGAGCAGATCGACGGTGCCGCGGGACTCAGCGAGACCCACACCAACCTGCCCGCCGACGCGGACTGGCCCGCGTACGTCGAGAAGCTGTCGGCCATCGCGCACGGCTTCCCCGACGACGACGCCGGGGACGGCTGGGAGTAG
- the rplI gene encoding 50S ribosomal protein L9, whose protein sequence is MAKIILTQEVSGLGSAGDVVEVKDGYARNYLLPQGVAIRWTKGAEKEVESIRNARAKRAARDLDHAAQIKGKLESAAVNLKVRAGQDGRLFGAVTVADIAGALEATTGESIDKRTIAVKNAIKSLGNHTVAVRLHDDVTASVALNVVPA, encoded by the coding sequence ATGGCGAAGATCATCCTGACCCAGGAAGTCTCCGGTCTCGGCTCGGCGGGTGACGTCGTCGAGGTCAAGGACGGCTACGCGCGCAACTACCTGCTTCCGCAGGGCGTGGCGATCCGCTGGACCAAGGGCGCCGAGAAGGAGGTCGAGTCGATCCGTAACGCGCGCGCCAAGCGTGCCGCTCGCGACCTCGACCACGCCGCCCAGATCAAGGGCAAGCTCGAGTCGGCCGCGGTCAACCTCAAGGTCCGCGCCGGCCAGGACGGCCGCCTGTTCGGCGCCGTCACCGTCGCTGACATCGCCGGCGCCCTCGAGGCGACCACCGGTGAGTCGATCGACAAGCGCACCATCGCCGTCAAGAACGCGATCAAGAGCCTCGGCAACCACACGGTCGCCGTGCGCCTGCACGATGACGTCACCGCCTCGGTGGCGCTCAACGTCGTCCCGGCCTGA
- the rpsR gene encoding 30S ribosomal protein S18 has translation MAKAVIRKPKKKVCQFCKEKATGVDYKDTALLRKFISDRGKIRARRVTGNCVQHQRDVAIAVKNAREVALLPYTSTGR, from the coding sequence ATGGCCAAGGCAGTGATTCGCAAGCCGAAGAAGAAGGTTTGCCAGTTCTGCAAGGAGAAGGCGACCGGTGTCGACTACAAGGACACCGCGCTGCTCCGCAAGTTCATCTCGGACCGCGGCAAGATCCGTGCTCGCCGAGTGACCGGCAACTGCGTCCAGCACCAGCGTGACGTGGCCATCGCGGTCAAGAACGCTCGCGAGGTCGCCCTGCTGCCCTACACCTCGACCGGTCGCTGA
- a CDS encoding serine/threonine-protein kinase: protein MEPGLGSRQHPIAGRYVLVDQIGSGGMGSVWRAYDQRTQSWLAVKVLTARGTSLLLRFVREQGLRIPHRHVVAPTGWAAEDDVVVLTMDLVRGGSVQELLETHGRLPEPLVAVLLDQLLQALSAVHAAGVVHRDVKPANLLLEATGHGRPHLRLADFGVAATHAEPRLTRSPGGIGTDGYMAPEQEAGAPPDPTADLYAAGRVAIQLLTGDPAAAVPVSALGPLLHTLTRPDPADRPTSAAAALVELRALGVPAWDGGIDLPDRLPAATLPLASGLSLPPPRPGRRRTSGRVWAATGCFVGAMALCGVAVARILVR, encoded by the coding sequence ATGGAGCCCGGGCTCGGAAGCCGGCAGCATCCGATCGCCGGCCGCTACGTGCTCGTCGACCAGATCGGGTCCGGCGGCATGGGGTCGGTCTGGCGCGCCTACGACCAGCGCACCCAGTCCTGGCTCGCGGTCAAGGTGCTCACCGCGCGCGGGACGTCGTTGCTGCTGCGGTTCGTCCGGGAACAGGGGCTGCGGATCCCGCACCGGCACGTGGTGGCGCCGACCGGCTGGGCGGCCGAGGACGACGTCGTCGTGCTGACCATGGACCTGGTCAGGGGCGGCTCCGTGCAGGAGCTCCTCGAGACGCACGGCAGGTTGCCGGAGCCGCTGGTCGCCGTCCTCCTCGACCAGCTGCTGCAGGCCCTGTCCGCCGTCCATGCCGCCGGGGTGGTGCATCGGGATGTGAAGCCGGCCAACCTGCTGCTGGAGGCGACCGGGCACGGGCGCCCGCACCTGCGGCTCGCCGACTTCGGCGTGGCGGCGACGCACGCCGAGCCGCGGTTGACCCGCTCCCCCGGCGGCATCGGCACCGACGGCTACATGGCGCCCGAGCAGGAGGCGGGCGCCCCGCCGGACCCGACCGCAGACCTGTACGCTGCCGGCCGGGTGGCGATCCAGCTGCTGACGGGTGATCCGGCCGCCGCCGTCCCGGTGAGCGCCCTCGGACCGCTGCTGCACACCCTCACCCGCCCCGATCCCGCCGACCGGCCCACTTCGGCCGCGGCGGCACTGGTGGAGCTGCGCGCCCTCGGGGTGCCCGCCTGGGACGGCGGGATCGACCTCCCAGACCGGCTGCCGGCCGCAACCCTGCCGTTGGCCAGCGGGCTCTCGCTACCGCCGCCGCGACCAGGTCGGCGCCGTACGTCCGGCCGGGTCTGGGCCGCCACCGGCTGCTTCGTCGGCGCGATGGCGCTGTGCGGGGTGGCCGTCGCGCGCATCCTGGTCCGCTGA
- a CDS encoding D-arabinono-1,4-lactone oxidase, whose amino-acid sequence MRTNWAGSHVYEASDLVTPTSVAEVQELVAVSPRIRALGSRHSFTDLADTPGLQVSLAGLPSTVEVVGDAVRVPAGLRYGDLATELAPRGLALANLASLPHISVAGAVATGTHGSGRRNPSLAAAVRGLEMVSGTGELLRLSGADLAGAVVGLGALGIVTSLDLAVEPAYDLTQVVYEGLAWPALLERLEDVLGCAYSVSVFTTWVGEEVGQVWVKERTAPDSGTGAPAEPVETLLAAGARPATEQRHMIAGMSVENTTAQLGVAGPWHERLPHFRMGFQPSAGEELQTEYLVPLSRAAEAVAAVRGLGEALREVLFVTELRTIAADDLWLSGAYGEDALALHFTWHREASRVHALVERLEEVLLPLGARPHWGKVFAARAEALAPLYPRWDDFLDLVTSCDPQGRFRNAWTERHLGI is encoded by the coding sequence GTGCGAACGAACTGGGCAGGCAGCCATGTCTACGAGGCGAGCGACCTCGTCACACCGACGAGCGTCGCAGAGGTGCAGGAGCTGGTCGCGGTCTCACCCCGCATCCGGGCGCTGGGCAGCAGGCACTCCTTCACCGACCTCGCCGACACCCCGGGCCTCCAGGTCTCGCTCGCGGGTCTGCCGTCGACGGTGGAGGTGGTCGGGGACGCCGTGCGGGTGCCGGCCGGGCTCCGGTACGGCGACCTGGCCACCGAGCTGGCGCCCCGCGGCCTCGCGCTGGCCAACCTGGCCTCGCTGCCGCACATCTCCGTGGCGGGAGCCGTGGCCACCGGCACGCACGGGTCCGGACGGCGCAACCCGTCGCTGGCGGCCGCGGTGCGCGGACTGGAGATGGTCAGCGGTACCGGCGAGCTGCTGCGGCTTTCCGGCGCGGACCTGGCCGGCGCCGTCGTCGGCCTGGGTGCCCTGGGCATCGTCACCTCGCTCGACCTCGCCGTCGAGCCGGCCTACGACCTGACCCAGGTCGTCTACGAGGGGCTGGCCTGGCCGGCACTGCTCGAGCGCCTCGAGGACGTGCTGGGCTGTGCGTACTCGGTCTCGGTCTTCACCACCTGGGTCGGCGAGGAGGTCGGGCAGGTCTGGGTGAAGGAGCGCACCGCGCCGGACTCGGGGACCGGGGCACCCGCCGAGCCCGTCGAGACACTCCTCGCCGCCGGTGCCCGTCCGGCCACCGAGCAGCGGCACATGATCGCGGGCATGTCGGTGGAGAACACCACGGCGCAGCTCGGCGTCGCCGGTCCCTGGCACGAGCGGCTGCCGCACTTCCGGATGGGCTTCCAGCCCAGCGCGGGGGAGGAGCTGCAGACCGAGTACCTGGTCCCCCTGTCCCGGGCCGCCGAGGCGGTGGCCGCCGTACGGGGCCTGGGGGAGGCGCTGCGGGAGGTGCTCTTCGTGACCGAGCTGCGCACCATCGCGGCCGACGACCTGTGGCTCTCCGGTGCGTACGGCGAGGATGCGCTCGCCCTCCACTTCACCTGGCACCGCGAGGCCTCACGGGTGCATGCCCTGGTCGAGCGGCTCGAGGAGGTGCTGTTGCCGCTCGGCGCGCGGCCGCACTGGGGCAAGGTGTTCGCCGCCCGTGCCGAGGCGCTCGCGCCGCTCTACCCCCGGTGGGACGACTTCCTGGACCTGGTCACGAGCTGCGACCCGCAGGGCCGGTTCCGCAATGCCTGGACCGAGCGTCACCTGGGGATTTAG
- a CDS encoding lipid II:glycine glycyltransferase FemX encodes MSVTVRPLSPAEHLSFIRSRSSVSFLQTPAWAQVKTEWRSESLGLVEDGELIGATLVLHRPVPRLKRYTLAYLPEGPALDWSRPLADWLGPLTDHLKAHGAFGVRMGPPVTTATWSAEQVKQGIADDGVGRLGELPPSRRDPVGARVVSQLRSAGWRLQSPEDGFGAGQPQYTFEIPLHGRTEDDVLAGMNQLWRRNIKKAAKEGVEVTSVVPGQDSFESALATFHELYVHTAERDHFTPRPLGYFRTMFAAMSAEEPDRITLYSAHHQGDLVAATIMVRVGTHAWYSYGASSTAKREVRGSNALQWAMIRDAIAAGCDVYDLRGITPTLAADDSHVGLIQFKVGTGGRAVEYVGEWDLPLRPLIYRAFDLYMTRRGR; translated from the coding sequence GTGAGTGTCACCGTCCGACCCCTGTCCCCAGCGGAGCATCTGTCCTTCATCCGCAGCCGGTCGTCGGTGAGCTTCCTGCAGACCCCGGCCTGGGCGCAGGTGAAGACCGAGTGGCGCTCGGAGTCGCTCGGTCTGGTCGAGGACGGCGAGCTGATCGGCGCCACGCTGGTGCTCCACCGGCCGGTGCCCCGCCTCAAGCGCTACACCCTGGCCTACCTCCCCGAGGGCCCGGCGCTGGACTGGAGCCGCCCGCTCGCCGACTGGCTGGGCCCGCTGACCGACCACCTGAAGGCCCACGGCGCCTTCGGCGTGCGGATGGGGCCGCCGGTGACGACGGCGACGTGGAGTGCCGAGCAGGTCAAGCAGGGCATCGCCGACGACGGTGTGGGACGGCTCGGCGAGCTGCCGCCCAGCCGTCGCGACCCGGTCGGCGCCCGGGTGGTCAGCCAGCTGCGCAGCGCCGGGTGGCGGCTGCAGAGCCCCGAGGACGGCTTCGGTGCGGGCCAGCCGCAGTACACCTTCGAGATCCCGCTGCACGGCCGCACCGAGGACGACGTGCTCGCGGGCATGAACCAGCTGTGGCGGCGCAACATCAAGAAGGCCGCGAAGGAGGGCGTCGAGGTCACCTCCGTGGTGCCGGGGCAGGACAGCTTCGAGTCGGCGCTGGCCACGTTCCACGAGCTCTACGTGCACACCGCCGAGCGCGACCACTTCACCCCGCGCCCGCTGGGCTACTTCCGCACGATGTTCGCCGCGATGAGCGCCGAGGAGCCCGACCGGATCACGCTCTACTCCGCCCACCACCAGGGCGACCTGGTCGCCGCCACGATCATGGTCCGGGTCGGCACCCACGCCTGGTACTCCTACGGCGCCTCCTCCACCGCCAAGCGGGAGGTGCGCGGCTCCAACGCGCTGCAGTGGGCGATGATCCGCGACGCGATCGCTGCCGGCTGCGACGTCTACGACCTGCGTGGCATCACCCCCACGCTCGCCGCCGACGACTCGCACGTCGGCCTCATCCAGTTCAAGGTCGGCACCGGCGGCCGGGCGGTCGAGTACGTCGGCGAGTGGGACCTCCCGCTGCGCCCGCTGATCTACCGTGCCTTCGACCTCTACATGACCAGGCGCGGGCGATGA
- a CDS encoding alanine racemase, protein MTLQLTVDGTRWREHLRSVLEQTPGLVPVAKGNGYGFTVGRLARRAEWLGCDTLAVGTYGELEEAASRFHGDLLVLTPWRPYEPTLDPALSHRVIHTVSRSADLGDLLARQPGARVVLERMTSMRRHGLAAADLWALAGQARNRARLEGVAIHLPMGAQGANLAEARALMTDIIGAGGNGTVAPIVWVSHLTATELATLRHQYADLTIRPRVGTGLWLGDRGALEVTAVVQDVHPIHRGDTFGYRGRSTLRSGHLIIASGGTAHGLGLTAPNGAGSLRARANAAARGGLDAVGLVRSPYFLDGQQLVFAEPPHMQASMLLLPHGARVPEVGERIPVRVRYTTTTFDEIIVD, encoded by the coding sequence ATGACCCTGCAGCTGACCGTCGACGGCACCCGCTGGCGCGAGCACCTGCGCTCGGTGCTGGAGCAGACCCCCGGCCTGGTGCCGGTCGCCAAGGGCAACGGCTACGGCTTCACCGTCGGGCGCCTCGCCCGGCGCGCCGAGTGGCTCGGCTGCGACACCCTGGCGGTGGGCACCTACGGGGAGCTGGAGGAGGCAGCGAGCCGGTTCCACGGCGACCTGCTCGTCCTCACGCCGTGGCGGCCCTACGAGCCCACCCTGGATCCGGCCCTGAGCCACCGGGTCATCCACACCGTCTCGCGGTCGGCCGACCTCGGCGACCTGCTCGCCCGCCAGCCCGGTGCCCGCGTCGTGCTGGAGAGGATGACCTCGATGCGCCGCCACGGGCTGGCTGCGGCGGACCTGTGGGCGCTCGCCGGTCAGGCCCGCAACCGTGCCCGGCTCGAGGGCGTCGCGATCCACCTTCCGATGGGTGCTCAGGGCGCCAACCTGGCCGAGGCGCGAGCCCTGATGACCGACATCATCGGGGCGGGCGGCAACGGCACCGTCGCCCCGATCGTGTGGGTCTCCCACCTCACCGCGACCGAGTTGGCCACGCTGCGCCACCAGTACGCCGACCTCACCATCCGACCCCGCGTCGGCACCGGGCTGTGGCTCGGCGACCGCGGGGCGCTCGAGGTCACGGCGGTCGTGCAGGACGTGCATCCCATCCACCGCGGCGACACGTTCGGCTACCGCGGCCGCAGCACGCTGCGCTCCGGCCACCTCATCATCGCCAGCGGTGGCACAGCGCACGGCCTCGGGCTGACGGCACCGAACGGAGCCGGCTCCCTGAGAGCGAGAGCGAACGCGGCGGCACGCGGCGGCCTGGACGCCGTCGGACTGGTGCGCTCGCCGTACTTCCTCGACGGTCAGCAGCTCGTCTTCGCCGAGCCGCCGCACATGCAGGCCTCGATGCTGCTGCTGCCGCACGGCGCCCGGGTCCCGGAGGTCGGCGAGCGGATCCCGGTCCGGGTCCGCTACACCACCACGACGTTCGACGAGATCATCGTCGACTGA
- a CDS encoding single-stranded DNA-binding protein has protein sequence MAGETVITVIGNLTDDPELRFTPSGAAVANFTVASTPRTLNRQTQQWEDGETLFLRCSIWRQAAENVAESLTRGTRVIVQGRLKARSYETREGEKRTVTELEVDEVGPSLTWATAKVNRVSRQGGSGGGFNSGGGGGFGGGNAAGGAPQQQSPANDPWATPAPQAPAQQGGGYGGNQGAQGGGQGGYAGGAPANDPWGAPGVGSDEPPF, from the coding sequence ATGGCTGGCGAGACCGTCATCACCGTGATCGGCAACCTGACCGACGACCCGGAGCTGCGCTTCACGCCCTCCGGCGCCGCTGTCGCCAACTTCACGGTGGCCTCGACGCCGCGCACGCTCAACCGCCAGACCCAGCAGTGGGAGGACGGCGAGACGCTGTTCCTGCGCTGCTCGATCTGGCGCCAGGCTGCTGAGAACGTCGCCGAGTCGCTGACCCGGGGCACCCGGGTCATCGTCCAGGGCCGGCTCAAGGCACGCTCCTACGAGACGCGTGAGGGTGAGAAGCGCACCGTCACCGAGCTCGAGGTCGACGAGGTCGGCCCCTCGCTGACCTGGGCGACCGCGAAGGTCAACCGGGTCAGCCGCCAGGGCGGCTCCGGCGGCGGGTTCAACTCCGGCGGCGGTGGTGGGTTCGGCGGCGGCAACGCCGCCGGCGGCGCTCCGCAGCAGCAGTCCCCGGCCAACGACCCGTGGGCGACCCCGGCTCCGCAGGCCCCCGCCCAGCAGGGTGGCGGCTACGGCGGCAACCAGGGCGCCCAGGGCGGAGGCCAGGGTGGCTACGCCGGTGGCGCTCCGGCCAACGACCCGTGGGGTGCTCCGGGCGTCGGCTCGGACGAGCCCCCGTTCTGA
- the rpsF gene encoding 30S ribosomal protein S6, with product MRAYEVVVILDPATDERTVAPSLDKFLNVVRNDGGTVESVDVWGRRRLAYEVKKNAEGIYAIVNLTAEPATVKELDRQLTLNESILRTKVLRPGK from the coding sequence ATGCGTGCTTACGAGGTTGTGGTCATTCTCGACCCTGCCACCGACGAGCGCACCGTCGCTCCGTCGCTCGACAAGTTCCTCAACGTGGTCCGCAACGACGGTGGCACCGTCGAGTCGGTCGACGTGTGGGGCCGTCGCCGCCTGGCGTACGAGGTCAAGAAGAACGCCGAGGGCATCTACGCCATCGTCAACCTGACCGCCGAGCCGGCCACCGTCAAGGAGCTCGACCGTCAGCTCACGCTGAACGAGTCGATCCTCCGCACCAAGGTCCTTCGCCCCGGCAAGTGA
- a CDS encoding deoxyribonuclease IV: MLIGAHVDQTDPIAEARARNAPLVQFFLGDPQGYQGPEFAYAGGAEGLRADAEAAGIELYVHAPYIVNVATTNNRIRIPSRKLLQQHVDAAASIGAKGLIVHGGHVNKADDPEKGFDNWRKAIDATDLKLPVLIENTAGGDNAMTRYLERIARVWDAISGCEQADRVGFCLDTCHAHAGGNALETVVDDVVAITGRIDLVHCNDSRDEFDSGADRHANFGAGRIDPDLLAGVVRAAGAPVVCETPGGAAEHQADFAWLRERL; this comes from the coding sequence ATGCTCATCGGTGCTCACGTCGACCAGACCGATCCGATCGCCGAGGCGAGGGCCCGCAACGCCCCGTTGGTGCAGTTCTTCCTGGGCGACCCGCAGGGCTACCAGGGCCCGGAGTTCGCCTACGCCGGAGGCGCCGAGGGCCTGCGGGCCGACGCCGAGGCGGCCGGGATCGAGCTCTACGTGCACGCGCCGTACATCGTCAACGTGGCGACGACGAACAACCGGATCCGGATCCCGAGCCGCAAGCTGCTGCAGCAGCACGTCGACGCCGCCGCCTCGATCGGTGCCAAGGGTCTGATCGTGCACGGCGGCCACGTGAACAAGGCCGACGACCCGGAGAAGGGCTTCGACAACTGGCGCAAGGCGATCGACGCCACCGACCTCAAGCTGCCGGTGCTCATCGAGAACACGGCGGGTGGTGACAACGCGATGACCCGCTACCTCGAGCGGATCGCGCGGGTCTGGGACGCCATCAGCGGCTGCGAGCAGGCCGACCGGGTCGGCTTCTGCCTCGACACCTGCCACGCCCACGCGGGCGGCAACGCGCTGGAGACCGTGGTCGACGACGTGGTGGCGATCACCGGCCGGATCGACCTGGTGCACTGCAACGACAGCCGCGACGAGTTCGACTCCGGCGCCGACCGGCACGCCAACTTCGGCGCCGGCAGGATCGACCCGGACCTCCTCGCGGGCGTGGTGCGGGCCGCCGGCGCACCGGTCGTCTGCGAGACGCCCGGTGGGGCCGCCGAGCATCAGGCCGACTTCGCCTGGCTCCGCGAGCGGCTGTAG
- a CDS encoding MATE family efflux transporter, with the protein MPGRDRRVDRELARLALPAFLALVAEPLFLIADSAIVGHLGTRQLAGLGVAAVVLQTVTGLCVFLAYGTTAAVARRVGAGDSRGALSQGIDGLWLALLIGVVVTVPCVLLAHPLVRAAGADAPVAGQGAAYLRIAALGVTPLLLMMAATGVLRGLQDTRTPMVVAILGNLLNIALNLLFVYGAGLGIRGSALGSVCAQLLAATALVAVVVRGSRGLPLRPDLAGIKQAARAGVALVVRTLTLRAALLATTFAVSRTAAGHGQATALAAHQVAFTLWTLLSFVLDAIAIAAQAITGRALGAGDRDAVRAATTRMVWWGTVVGAAGGILLAAASPLVGALFTDDAGVRHHLVPVLVIAALAEPVCGVVFVLDGVLIGAGDGRYLAIGGVLTFVVYAPVLALVVALGGGLPWVWVVFSVVFMGARFAVLTRRARGDRWLVTGVPA; encoded by the coding sequence GTGCCAGGACGCGATCGGAGGGTCGACCGGGAGCTCGCCCGCCTCGCCCTGCCGGCATTCCTGGCCCTCGTCGCCGAGCCGCTCTTCCTGATCGCCGACTCCGCGATCGTCGGCCACCTCGGCACCCGCCAGCTGGCCGGTCTCGGTGTCGCCGCCGTGGTGCTGCAGACCGTCACCGGCCTGTGCGTCTTCCTCGCCTACGGCACCACCGCCGCCGTCGCGCGCCGGGTAGGCGCCGGCGACTCCCGCGGAGCGCTCAGCCAGGGCATCGACGGCCTGTGGCTCGCCCTCCTGATCGGCGTCGTCGTCACGGTCCCGTGCGTCCTGCTGGCCCATCCCCTGGTCCGAGCCGCCGGCGCCGATGCGCCCGTCGCCGGCCAGGGCGCCGCCTACCTGCGCATCGCCGCTCTCGGCGTCACGCCGCTGTTGCTGATGATGGCCGCCACCGGCGTGCTTCGCGGGCTCCAGGACACGCGCACGCCGATGGTGGTGGCCATCCTCGGCAACCTCCTCAACATCGCGCTCAACCTCCTGTTCGTGTACGGCGCCGGACTCGGCATCCGCGGCTCCGCGCTGGGCTCGGTCTGCGCCCAGCTGCTGGCGGCGACCGCCCTCGTCGCGGTGGTCGTGCGCGGATCGAGGGGTCTGCCGCTGCGGCCCGACCTCGCCGGCATCAAACAGGCGGCTCGCGCCGGGGTCGCGCTCGTGGTTCGCACCCTGACGCTCCGCGCCGCCTTGCTGGCCACGACGTTCGCGGTCAGCCGCACCGCGGCCGGCCATGGCCAGGCGACGGCGCTGGCCGCGCATCAGGTCGCCTTCACGCTGTGGACGCTGCTGAGCTTCGTGCTCGACGCCATCGCCATCGCCGCCCAGGCCATCACCGGTCGTGCTCTCGGTGCCGGCGATCGGGACGCCGTACGAGCCGCGACGACGCGGATGGTGTGGTGGGGCACCGTGGTCGGAGCGGCCGGCGGCATCCTCCTCGCGGCCGCCTCGCCCCTGGTCGGCGCGCTGTTCACCGACGACGCCGGCGTCCGTCATCACCTCGTCCCGGTCTTGGTCATCGCCGCCCTCGCCGAGCCGGTATGCGGGGTCGTGTTCGTCCTCGACGGCGTCCTCATCGGCGCTGGCGACGGCCGCTACCTGGCCATCGGAGGGGTGCTGACCTTCGTCGTCTATGCACCCGTCCTGGCGCTGGTGGTCGCCCTCGGCGGCGGGCTGCCCTGGGTCTGGGTGGTCTTCTCGGTGGTCTTCATGGGCGCCCGGTTCGCCGTGCTCACCCGGCGCGCCCGCGGGGATCGCTGGCTGGTGACGGGTGTCCCGGCTTAG